A stretch of DNA from Acipenser ruthenus chromosome 21, fAciRut3.2 maternal haplotype, whole genome shotgun sequence:
TGCAAACTCCTTGGTCTGCTATATAAGGAAAGGGAAACCGAAATGAAGAACTAGATTTAGAAAGGGACAGACTTTTTCAGTATCTATCCAAGGCTGTGTATCCAAGTCCATCCATTTGAACATGGGGAATTCTTAGACACCAAACAAGGCAACACTATCGGTAGATCTATGGTTTTTAAGGGAATATTTCTCACTTTTCTCCTTGCAGCAGACGTGGCACAGTTCTCTGTCATCATTCCCATCCGTACTTGCACATGTGCACTCCTCCAAACCGTACTTCTCACAGATTGAGCCAGCGCATTGCTGCAGGAGAGAGAAGTCAATCAACTACAGGAGACAAAGGGCATCACAAACATAACAAAATCACCTTTTACACCTTGATATTAAATCCAGGTCGAACTTGGTAATGAATCTGGCAAATGAAAAGTTcttatgggggggggggaaacaggtctctcttgtacactctgtaccaTATGTACAGTTAAACTGCAGGGAACCGGGCACTACACGCCACAGATGCTGGAAATCAGTCATCTTTCCTAAACTAAATGGAAACATACTACACAgggaacattttgaaaaaaagctaTGTTAACTACTGGTATGTTAAACAACTGGTAACCCCTTTTTGTTTATGTCCCCTTTTAGCTgagaataaaaaaattaaaaaaacacagaagaatCGTCTCTTGTACCCCATTGATGCAGACTTGTGTTCCCCTGTGGCATGCTGTGAAGTTCATTTTGGGCGCCGATATCGGACACATAGCCTGCATGCCATTGCACGATCCTTCTAAGGCACAGTCAGACTCTTCTCTACACTTCGCAGCTGTAGATTTGTATGTGCATTCCTTTGTACAGCAGGGACCTTGACTGGGactggggaaaaaataaaacgCACAACAGCAATTTAGTTTCAATCTAGTTAAGCATCATAACTGTTGGCAATGAAACAACAAATGCCAACAGTTCTATATCTATGTTTCACAAAGACCAAAGGATTAGGCTTCCTGTTCATGCTGCAGCTGAGCGGACAGATGCAATTTCTCCCAGAGGACACCCGAACAAGTTCTTGCAAAACATTGTACTGTAAAAACCAATACAAGTGATACATCTCAAAAGAGACAGAGCTTCAGTTATGACGTATCTTCACAGCCAGTGCCAGTAaccttattattttattcctactTGCAAATCATTCTGCAATACCCTTCTCTCATTGAGATATGTGAACAAATGCAGAGCAGTCTTAAATATTTATGCAATGAAATCCATCCTCAGTATTTGCCTAGATTTCAATTTTGATAGAGCTGTATGCAGATTGGGAACTGCGTTAAGACAGCAGATCACTGAAGCCAGAAGGTAAAGCTAAGGAACAGCTGCAAATAGTTTATTGATCCAGCTGTATGTGCACCAATAATAAAAGAAATCCCCAAATTGATCACCTCTAAAACCAGCATTTTATTATATCAGCACCGcagtattaaaaaagaaacaaaaaaactcaaATAGCGTTTAAAACTAGAAGTTTTGAACACCTGTTTTAACTTACCTGCACGCTTTGCCTTCTTTCAACTTGCACTTCAGGTTCTCTGGCTGGTTAGCATCATAACAGCATTCATCCTTGCACTGATCACTGTACCCACAGTCGCACTGCTCTCCGTTCTCCACCAATCCATTCCCACAGATGGGCTGACCAGACTCTGGAGGGGGGAAATGCAACATCGGCCATAATGGAGTAACCTTTAAACACGATTATCCGCCCAAAATAAGAGTTACCCCGGAGCCAATGGATGTTTAGGTTTTGCTAAACCTACATTCCGACTGATGCTAAGCAAAGACCTGCACCACTTAAATCCCATTCCACTTCATGGCCGTGGAGAGGTCAAGCAGCTGCTTTAATAATGAGACACAGAATTTTGTGCATTACTTCGCCCTTGTGTCAGATTTAAAGGGGAATCTTTCTCAAATGGACAAGCTGACACTCTGGCTTCCAATTCAGAGTTAGACTAGTCCATTCTCACAGAAGTGCAGAAATTATAAAAGGTGTTCAAAAGGGGCTGTTGGCACTGCTggttatattaaaaacacacactaaaTGGAGCTACAACATCTAATTTGAGGTCCAATTGAAAGCAGTTTAGCGTGGGGTTGAACTCCTGGCCTACTTTACCTGCATCCAAGAAAAATAATTCAATTGAAAAGCATGCACCCCCCTCCCTGCACCACCAAATAAATCTGGAGCACACCGTTCTTTGTGGATTCCGTCCCGCTTTACTGCGATTCTGTTGTTCTTTATTTGGAAACTTACCAACAAAGCAGCTTCCTCTCTTCTTTTCCAGCACCTGGCTAATGTTGCGGACACTGCAAATGGAAAACTTGTTGTTGTTGAGTTTGTCACCGGAAGTTGCTCTGGCATACATGATGTAATTTCCCTTTTCCTTCAGGCTCTGGCTCTTGGACTCCCCTGGGGTGCATTCTGTTCCAGAATCATGCTACGGGTTCCAAAAGAATCAATGGAATCAATACAGGACATAATGGAAACACGTCAAAAGAGCAAACACACACTCAGAAGAGAACAGTCTGTAATTTACACAAAAACAGCACTGTGGCTGGTAGAAACCTTGTAACAGGTCATGTAAGGGACACAGACTTCGAGGTGCACAGTTCAGCCTTGCACAGTCAGACAGAGAGGCTCTACTCACAGGAGAGCCAAAGTTGTGTCCGACTTCATGAGCGAAGGTTATGTGGGAGACCTTTGGTGGCACATGGGAGGCGTAGTTCTGAACGGTGATGATGCCAGTGTTCAGGGACTTTTTCTTGCCATCAGAATACAGCTTGCTCTTCTCACAGATGCCTCCCGAGCTGCCTGTAAAACATAAGGGGATATTTATTACTGGATCATTGGGTTCTGGTTTTATCTGCTGAAAAACAAACTTAGGAGGTCCATAAAATAAGTATTTCTCCTCCTTCAGCCCTGATGGTGTTAAACTACTGGCAGTAGTCTTTTTGGGGTTTCTTACTGGCAGCAGAAACTGTACTGGTAAATTGGAACCCCCAAAAAGACTGCTGCCTCTAGATTTTCTAGTGGTTCTAAAAAAAGTGTACGATTAGTTTTACGTTTATTTTAGCAAGTTCACTGTGGGACCATGCTTTCCAAGGTGTGCAGTCTCCAGCATGATGTGCAATTTGAAAACAATCTCATTTTCCATCTTCCAGCAAAGACCACACAACTGGTTCATTCAGTCTGCAGACAATGTAATGTCATTTCCAGCTGGTCACTAAATAATCAATTCTGTGAAAAAGTTGATCTGAGTTTTCTTACCATCATTATGTTCTTACAGAATATTGTATCACACGAGCAGGTTTACTTATAGTAATACTAGTGCCCCTAGTGCCTGACAATGCACAATTCATTCCAACTAATGGATTTGCTATGGACAAGATCCTCAGCAACTGAtggtttatatattaaaaatggaCTGTAATATACACAGGCAATTTGTATCAATTGTTTCATGTACAGTATTAATGTTAAGGCAAGCTGTAAGTACACTACATTACAATTCCTACTCAACATCAGATAGAGTAACAAAAAAGGTGCCAAAtaaattgctcattaaaatatcatCCGAactgcagaacacacacacacaaatattagTCAAGCAAAGAACACAGCCTCTTGCTCTCTGCTTACAGCCTCTTGCCCTCTGCTTCTTGAAATGGACATATAAATTCTGTAGGGCTAATTCAACCTAAAATGCACACCTTAACCTCCAGCCCTTTCTGACATTTCTGCCTTTTCAGATCAAAGCAGCCAAAATGAAATGCCATCCATCTGTAAAGCCTCCAGCACTTACTGCAGTGAGTTTGACAGATTAAAAGGTATGCATTAGTTACTGCAGTTTCAGTGGTTCAGTGTTCCATACTGTATTAAAATTAACATGAACACATTCAAGAAGATTTTTACTTCCCCGAAGaagcccatgttgaaaatattagTTATCCTGGAAAATGtcatagtatttaaaaaaacaaacaaaaaaaaaaaaacaccacacacacacacaagtttaaACCTATGGTTTGTTTTAATAGACAGAATCAAAACACAAAGGAAAAGCCACTTATACAGTAAACTTGGTGTCTTCAAAAATCGACAAACTCACAGATTTTTACTATTTCATCATGGGAAGTATCCAATGGCTCTAAAGCAGTGCAGATAAATAATTCAAGTCTTTACACTGTTAGGATGCAGGACAGGgctctctgctctctgtattAGACTCGGTACTCTCTTTTCTACATTAATGACCTGCATTCAGCTGGCACTGCCGCTGGATTACAAatggaagcagcagctacagttTTCCATAAGGTTCCAACTCCGAGGAAGCAAATGAACTGCTTGATCAGAACTGCAGCGTCAGGGCGATTACTCTTGAAAACATTTCACTTAAACACTCTGAAGACAAGCCCTGTGTGTTTGAGCAAATATCTCAACTTACTCCAGAGACAACCCAGCCCATTCTCACATAGGAAAGTCACCTTGGACAACTGCAGGGTACATAGATCATCATTAGGTCTCATTATGAAACTATTTCAGTGAAAATGGAGGTTACAAAAAATGATACAGAACACAAGATTGCTTCCTCAAAGCATCTTGTTTAAAGTCTGGGACTGATTTCTTAAGTCAAAATCTAGAATCAGACATTAGAAAACTAATGCTTGTGAAGAATTTTTATACTAGACCATGTAATGGCCAATATGGAATTGATATCCAAATCTCAAAACCATTTATGGAAGGCTATGGGGTTCAAGGCCTGGCTCCAACCCAGCTGTGAACTCAGCAATATCCAAGACAGTGCGGGACACCGGCCACAGTATCTATTTAGGCAACAAGACAACACcaacaaactttttattttttttgcaggccTGATAGGGCTAGCTCTCAATGTCTAACTTCTACAGTTTGGGAACAGAAACAATAAACATCAGGATCAATGAACAGACTGAAGCAAGCAGGCGGCTTTCGCTTCCCGGATTCCAGGGATTAGACCAAGATAATGATATTCCCAGGTttacaaaaaaacaggaacaacCGAAAACATTTAACCTTTTCATTGGTCCACAAAAAGAACACCGTGCCGTGCCACTATAATAAAGCaaacttttatatattttatatattcctTTCACTGTCTGTGtgcttttaattagtttttttttaccactttaaATTGCAATTGATCAAATCAGCACACATTAGGGCACACCGAGAACAAATTGAATTACTTGCACTTAGATAATTTAAAACCGTGATGAATTTTAAAAGGGCATTGTCAAAAtctatacaaaaaaattaaagacAGGGACTGGAATATATGAAAGTATTGTATGATTCTCCAATAATAACAGCGTAGGGCTTAAGTGGATTACAAGTCCAGGGGGCCCATCACTGGCTCGGACTCATGAGACACATCTCACTGGCTTTCACTAGGCAAGATTATTGTGTCTCATGATTATTATTTACATTGCTTAGCCTGAACTGCAGAAATAATTTCAATTTCGGCTGCAGCAGCTTGTATTCAGTTTCAAAACTTTTATCCATTACCTTGGCAGTGCATCAAACTGAACCTAACTGAACATATTGCCTTTGTGTTTAGACTTGGCCTTAACCACAGCGTTTTAAATACCTGAAACTGGATGAATTAAATGAGCACACGACCTGCATCCCCCCCCCTTGTTAAATGGAAATGTGAAATCAGACAGGTTCCTCCACACAGCCAAAAATCACAACTGGAAAAGCAGCTCCATAGCGTTATAGCCAAAAATTCCCTATAGAATTATCTAATTttataatgttacgttaacatattgaattacataccactttgtagttttctgtactactattatggcttccagtagacttgcaatataattttgtagtttctttgatcacatgatgtcaaataaattgtgttcattctttttttttttttttttttttaattataataaaaacttttttttttttaatgaatgtctcaatcctaacattctaggtgatgcaaaattttagttggtaaaaatgtaaatgtgcgACATGCATACACATGTAAAGACAGATGGGCAGGCATCTCCTTATATTTACAGATTCAGTTACTGTGCTGAAGCAGGTCACAACTGGATACGAGGTATGTAAAACCGCAGTGTGTGACGTATCAATCAGACTTTACCTGCTGGTGCTCCCACCCAGGCCAGTCCAAGGACACCATCGTCAAAGTCTCGATCCGTGAACACGTAGGCCAGGCAGTAATCGTCATGGTTCTGTTCGGAGTTCAGCTCCAAAAACTTCTCCACTCCGATGTTAGCAAACCTGAAGGGGTTGGAAGGGTCTCTTTCATCCTGCGTCGTATTGATCTGGGAAAGAAAGGAAATACGGGACCAAAAATATGGACACAGAGTCAACACGTTTATACGTGAAATACAGGATTgtggggtttgggggggggggggacatcaTAGAAAGGTAATTaagtgtacaaaataaaaaatcttatCAATATTAATTTATCATTTACCCTAATTGCACGATTATTGATTTGGAAACTGTAGAAAATGTTCAGGCCACTAGCTCTAAAAGCTCTCTAGagagtaatactgtatataataatcaatagaaaacaaacacttactCTGATTCTCTTCACCATGAAACTGATATTTCGAACTCCCAGGAAATCTGTGCTCTGGTAAATGGAGTCAATCGCTTTAATGTGACTGGAGATCTGCAAATCAGAAAGGAAACACGATTTTCCTAAATGTAAAATTCTACTGTATTAGCGCATTTCCTCCACTAGTGAATGAAAACAATATCCTATTCATGTTATTCTCAATGCCAGGTGAGAAACACGTACTTCAACCAGCTATAAATCCATTATACAGAATGGTAGAGGTGAGTAGCTTTAGCCTTAGCAAACACTCCACCTGAGTATTGTCACAAGTACTACAAATACATTTAAGTTGATAAATCGTATGCTAGAATGAAGTGGCACAGTGCAAGATtgttcatgtatgtatgtatgcatgcatgcatgcatgcatgtatgtatgtatgtatgtgtcacacacacacacgagaatcGACTGCTGTGCACATAAAATAATTTTTGTGGCACATTAAGTGAGGATGAGGTCTAGGAGGCAGATTAAGAGAGGATAAGCTCTAAAGAAATTAAAGGGTACAATTATATAGGGTTCCacattgcatttttaatatcactcTTTATACAGGAAGAAtcagattttaatttaaaatgttatttttaagaatgatggaagatttttttttataaactgataTCCCAAGGGTAGCAATCTCCTCTAGAGCTCATAAATCATTTGTAAAACACCACTATGaacctggcaaacagcctgtactCAAGGGTTTCAATTAGCCAGATCTGCCTGTATCCAGCAAACAGCACTCTAGTAATGGTACAGATAATTGTGGCATTCCCCCCACCAATTATGAATTGTTCATGCACGCAGATGTTATTTATAGCAGCTCAGAATCAAGCCTGCTATTGATGCTCAGaacattgaaaaaacaaaagatgAACAAACACACAGTTTGACAACCTCTTAACCCATTTGGACCCATAGTCCCTAATAGacaaattattttataaaagcatTTTGTGAATTATCGTTACCATAATTTATATTTGAGCTaggatgaacacaggattttcatctTTGGATATTCGctaaatttaaatattcgtttggatattcgttagtttttcaaaaagtaataaaagccattatattgctctgaacgcaggcagagacagcatagcagcaggggcaggggggcgtggcccctatgtgtgtgcctttatttacagcaagaccttacaatatgtaacacattaaattagaaaaatatcccaggagtaaagaataagatgtgtaggacttactttaccccagtgaattaactacaaaacaaaggatgccaaatagcaggtcaggtaatttaaaaatacatttctgatgAGACGGTAAAAAAGTACAAGGTATTTGTCATTTATGTATCCGaacacatgtcaaaaaatatttgttcgaatatttGTCCCAGTAGCAATATATATTGCTGCAATTCTGCCATTCAGACAGAAGGCCATGGCCAATGTTAAACATTAGCCAGCTGCTGTTCCACAGAaagtagaggggggggggggggggggggataaggaGCTAAAGggttaattaaatgtatttggaAATATACATGACCAATAAatcaaaaaaaaatatcacagcaGTAAAATGCGATATTTCATTTCCACTAGGTCAGGGGCTTGGTGGCGTCTCTTGTGTACCTGTGCTATAACGGCTTCCCGCGTGCCGTAGTACTTGAAGAACAGGTGGTCTGTCTGGATGAAGAGCTGGCAGGTGTTCTTAGGGGGTTGGGTTGTTCTGCGTTTCCTCAGTAAGACAGGTCCATCCGCGGGCTCCTCCACTACCGTCTCCTGTGAAGATACGTAAAGGAAGAGGGTTAGCCTTCAGCTTCACCTGGAAATGACAGGTGCATGGGGGCTTCAtgatcccatatatatatattagatttgtTAAACTCTAGTGTGTTCAGTCATGTGGGATGACAAAAGAACTATAAACTTTACACCCCCACTTAGTTTTCATCAGGAGGGCTCTCTGAACAAGAAATTCAGATCTTTATATGAAATAAAACCTTCAAAAAACTTTGGAttcaatttgaatacatttgtttGTTAAATTACATAGCTAACCGAGTGCAGGAAAACAGTTGTATGTGTAAGCATCAAGGTTACTGAGTGGAAATGCAGAATACAAAACTGGAAGTGTCAAAAGCTGGAAAAATCCAATGCAATACTTTATCTAAACTGGACATGTACACACAAACAGGCAGGGACAGCACTTGTGTATATAAATGATTGACTGCTATACTAAATTAaggaatacaaaccaaaaaaaaaaaatccttgtttTAGGTTTAGTTGGACTTGCCAATTGAACCTCAGATGAATTGTAAAAGAATCTGGTTTGGATTCAGACATTTACTACTTAATGGAGTatagtatattaaaaataaaataaaataaaatctgtgcAATGCATGCATTGCAAACTAGGCCAAGTCTACAGGGtttcagaaaataaaactaattaaaaaagtacaaataaaacttAAATTGTGGCAATGTTACTGTGTCAGCCATCATGTCCAAAATGACCTAAATCTGAAAGTTTACTGTATAAAACTCCAAAATGAATTAAAGGGCCTCTATATCTGGAAGTGAATGGGCAGGCTTCtaatcttgttttttgtttatatgaTGAACTGGCTTCAGTTTTTCCAAGCTTTTCCAAGCTTTCCAAAACACCATGTTTCCTTGCTTTCATaaattcattaaaacacacacacacacacacacacacacacacacacacacacacacacacactccgccAGTCTACCTACAGACTGTAATAACAGACTGTTTCAAGTTGATTTGCTATCAGTTTTGCAACAAAGGCAGCAATTCCTGAGGTGAAATTAACATGTTTCTTTGTGTTCTAATTTGGAATCAACTAAACCTAGAGGGAACCAGCAAATCTGAATATTGGCACTTGCTTCAGTTTTAATAACCAAACACGTATTGTAGCGATTGCAGATAACCTCTGGGTCCCTAATTAAATGCAGTGCCAACACATTTCAAAGAATggacacgaatgcaattcaaaatCATTACATTGTATTCACCTATGGGTGTTGGGTTATTTATTTGCTTTCTAGGTCTAGATTTGAACTCACGACAGGAAAGGAAAGTGAATAAAATTACCCATGAAGAATGTGTAAGCCAGACAGACTAGCAGTTTGCATTCATATGTGTGTATTGTTGTCTGGCCAGGATTTTTGATTGATGACTGACGAGTTTTGAATGGATGCTGCTAAAAAGTACTGCTCACAAATGTTGCCTTTAACAGACTTACATTTAAGGAATTATACAAGGAAAGCCCCTTTCTTTTCAACATTGGTTACTTCCTCGCAACAGCTCAGCAGGCATTTGAATGCAACAAATAGTTAAATTTACTTATCGCCTGTATTCATCATAGGAAAACCACATAAAAACTACAATTTTAAAATAGGTACTGTATTAACCATCTATTACCAGTCAAATTCACATCTTTGCAAAGCTGAGCTCAAATACTGTAGCACACTGATGCTACCATTTCAAAATGTCCAAATTACAGAGCTTGAATATTGAATCAGTTTGTCTAAAATGCCTACATCATTTGTTATTATAGCTAGTTTATTAAGTTTTGGACACAAGCAGCAGAACTGACTAGAAATAATTTAGTgttcaataaaattaaaataaattctagCCAGCATCCGCCACCTTTCCGATTACTTACCTCTGGATTCTCTTCCAGAGTCCCTGAAGACTGATACTTCTTCATCCTGTCAAACACAGAGTGATCAGCGCAGCCTCCCTGTGCTCCATACTTGTGTGGGTACTCTAGAAGGAATACCAAGAGATACGACGGGGTTATTTCTTGGAGTTTGAGTCCGACTACGTGTTGGCTCCTTTCTTTCTGCCACACTCATAATGCATAAAAGTCGGACTGCAGTGAGAGTTCAGTAGTGGAAAAAGAAAAAGTCTTAAAGCCAATAAAACGACTTTTTTGGACCAGAAGAACTACAAATAGGTGCGAAGACAATTTGTTTGACTAATGCTACTATAGTATCAAAACATTATATATTACACAAGATTCAGTGCCCCTAAACTTCTTTTACTGATAATGATAGGGGAGTTATGGCTTGATAATGCCGATATACAGTATCTCCCAAAAGAATTCTGCAAGGATCCCGTTTATCAGAAGTGTCCACAGGAGTTTCCTGACTAATTGTTTTCTTCTCCAGAAGTAGAAGAAATCATCAGGATTTGGACATTGAGGGTTATGGACCGACTCTCCACAGATTAGGAACTTAACCATGTAGCATCACAGCAGTGCACTTCAATACGCGTCTCACTGCTTTATGGGCATTGATAGTACAACAGTGCAAAGCTCACTTAAACATATTACTGGTGATAAACGATAAAAAGTGTTATAGGCTTAAGTGAATTaagttagtattttttttttttttttttttttttttacaattaaattaatatattaaacataaaattCGCATCCAAAAGGATTAAAAACTCAGAACATACAGCATCaccaaaaaaattacatttttttttttttttttttttgtatttgtccctatagctttttaaaacatttcaacatttcctTGGAATAGGCTTAAGAACTTTTCAGAAGCAGCTGGCAGCATTGGCTGAAAAtcttggctatatatatatatatatatatatatatatatatatatatatatatatatatatatatatatatatacagtactgtgcaaaagttttaggcatgtgtgaaaaaatgttgtgaagtaagaatgctttcaaaaatagacatgttaatagtttatatttatcaattaacaaaatgcaaagtgagtgaacagaagaaaaatctacatcaaatcaatatttggtgtgaccaccctttgccttcaaaacagcatcaattcttctaggtacacttgcacacagtttttgaaggaactcggcaggtaggttggcccaaacatcttggagaactaaccacagttcttctgtggatttaggcagcctcagttgcttctctctcttcatgtaatcccagatagactcgatgatgttgagatcagggctctgtgggggccataccatcacttccaggactccttgttcttctttacgctgaagatagttcttaatgactttcgctgtatgtttggggtcgttgtcatgctgcagaataaatttggggccaatcagatgcctccctgatggtattgcatgatagataagtatctgcctgtacttctcagcattgaggagaccattaattctgaccaaatccccaactccatttgcagaaatgcagccccaaacttgcaaggaacctccaccatgcttcactgttgcctgcagacactcattcgtgtaccgctctccagcccttcggcgaacaaactgccttctgctacagccaaatatttcaaattttgactcatcagtccagagcacctgctgccatttttctgcaccccagttcctgtgttttcgtgcatagttgagtcgcttggccttgtttctacgtcggaggtatggctttttggccgcaagtcttccatgaaggccacttctgaccagacttctccggacagtagatgggtgtaccagggtcccactgttttctgccaattcagagctgatggcactgctggacatcttccgattgcgaagggaagtaagcatgatgtgtctttcatctgctgcagtaagtttccttggccgaccactgcgtctactgtcctcaacgttgcccgtttctttgtgcttcttcaaaagagcttggacagcacatctggaaacccctgtctgccttgaaatttctgcctgggagagaccttgctgatgcagtataaataccttgtgtcttgttgctgtgctcagtcttgccatggtgtatgacttttgacagtaaactgtcttcagcaacctcaccttgttagctgagtttggctgttcctcacccagttttatacctcctacacagctgtttctgtttcagttaatgactgTGTTTCAACCtatatattgaattgatgatcattagcacctgtttggtataattatttaatcatacacctgactatatgcctacaaaatccctgactttgtgcaagtgtacctaggagaattgatgctgttttgaaggcaaagggtggtcacaccaaatatggatttgatttagatttttcttctgttcactcactttgcatttatttaattgataaatataatctattaacatgtctatttttgaaagcattcttactttacagcattttttcacacctgcctaaaacttttgcacagtactgtgtatatatatatatatattatatatatatatataaaataaaaaaataaaatactcaatAAATCCTAAACAACATTTGTGTAAATGTGCATACCTTCCAGTGAAATGGATGTTAAGTACAAGATGAGAGAACTCATTATCCgctagcacaaaaaaaaaaagccactaaCAGCATGGCGGAACTGACAGCACTAATTTCTCTAATCTTTGCAGAGCAGCCTTACTGCAAATCTGTTTTCTGTTCACTGCATTCAGGACAGCAACCAATCTTAAAACAGACTGAATTCAAAAGAAAGGGTG
This window harbors:
- the adam10a gene encoding disintegrin and metalloproteinase domain-containing protein 10; the encoded protein is MREWGRARSGQPAHDVTPLKTSESHRGSCNKQRASAPLKEVESETINHCCVYVLTMNLIDMVFIKLFVFLYCATNTGGQYGNPLNKYIKHYEGLSYNTDLLHRTHERAKRALSPADQFVHLDFHAHGRHFNLRMKRDTSLFTDDFKIEISGEETNYDTSHIYTGEIFGEKGSMSHGSVVDGRFEGFIQTHQGTFYVEPSERYLKDRSVPFHSVIYHEDDIKYPHKYGAQGGCADHSVFDRMKKYQSSGTLEENPEETVVEEPADGPVLLRKRRTTQPPKNTCQLFIQTDHLFFKYYGTREAVIAQISSHIKAIDSIYQSTDFLGVRNISFMVKRIRINTTQDERDPSNPFRFANIGVEKFLELNSEQNHDDYCLAYVFTDRDFDDGVLGLAWVGAPAGSSGGICEKSKLYSDGKKKSLNTGIITVQNYASHVPPKVSHITFAHEVGHNFGSPHDSGTECTPGESKSQSLKEKGNYIMYARATSGDKLNNNKFSICSVRNISQVLEKKRGSCFVESGQPICGNGLVENGEQCDCGYSDQCKDECCYDANQPENLKCKLKEGKACSPSQGPCCTKECTYKSTAAKCREESDCALEGSCNGMQAMCPISAPKMNFTACHRGTQVCINGQCAGSICEKYGLEECTCASTDGNDDRELCHVCCKEKTDQGVCSSTGSEMWSKYFSGTTITLQPGSPCNDFKGYCDVFMKCRLVDADGPLARLKKAIFNPELYENIAEWIVAHWWAVLLMGIALIMLMAGFIKICSVHTPSSNPKLPPPKPLPGTLKRRRAQNANPQPQRQRQPRENYQMGQMRR